Genomic segment of Citrus sinensis cultivar Valencia sweet orange chromosome 7, DVS_A1.0, whole genome shotgun sequence:
ATCTATGTTCGTATTGTATTTGTGTCTGACTGCAAATGCCGAcgatttcaaattttcaaaaacaccCATTAATCGAACACAATGTTCGTGGTAGcgattaatatgaaaataagtAGAAACTCCCTCCactctttatcattttaacaaaaatcaGAGACCCGAATGTTATTGACCACATAACTAATTACCTATTGGGATTCTGTCATTTCcaggttaattaaataaacttgtaatatttttcttatttaattaatttaatacaaaaaagaaaattacaggAAAGGAGGTCGAAAACTTGAACCCGGGGCTACACTCTAATGGActaatatcatttatttattttgatatatttgtAAGCGAGACATTTGTTTCTCTATAGCAACATAACTTGATTTTAGTTCCTAGTATTTCGAGAAGTCTTCAGAGAGTTTTTGTCTCCAACAGAATTGGGATTCTCTGTGCCTCTGTTTCTGTTTCAAATATCTAGGTTTCGTCAGGTTTTGTTTCACTGACCCCCCACtctgtttgtttgtttatttgtgtACCCATCTAAATGTAtttgtgtatgtatatgttatttatttatatttattttgatttatgcTTCTGATATGAGTGTTCGTGAAAGCTGATTGTTGTTTGTAGCAAAAGTTTGTGGCTTTGAGATTAGTGGGCTCTGTTTAATCTTTGTTGGTTTCAGGTTTGGGAATTCTGTTAAGGGGTCTTGCTTAgtattaagaaaaagaaaatgatttttgtgaTGGTGGGCTTCAGCTTGGTGtagaaatgataaatttttctgGGTTCTTGTGATTTTCAGTGGATTTTTAGTTGTGTATATTGGACATTGATGTGAGAGAACTTGAATGTCATTAGttgtaaaagaaattttttgctAAACGTTGGGTGGAGTAATATGTGGAGTGTTTTTATGTTATGAGCATCGGGGATATTGAATTGTGGCTTGGAATGGGGATTGAGTTTGTTGAAACGACTATTTTGACTGCCTTGGTTTTGTTGTTGCGAGGCTGACGATTCTTTGGACGGGAATAgtgtaaaaaatgaatatggcTGATAATATGTGTTTGTAATTAATGGAGGTGAATTGACTTATATGCTTGCTTTCCCTTAAAATCATGAGTCAGTGAGTGAAGTCATGTAGATGAAGCGCCTTAAGCCTACTGACTTGGAAGTTGCAACTAGCTAGATGGCTAGATGGCATTTTGGCTGGCATGTCCAGCATATGTTGTTTGTTAGATCAGtgacatatatatatggttTGCCATATGTCCTGAATGGATAAGTGTGTGTTTGTCTTATTCATGAcattttttactaatttagTTTATCAGAAACTTTGAGAGGACTTGATAAGCAGTTTGAGTTATGGTTCAATGATAGGATTGGTGGTGGTTAAAACATTTATGCAATAAGATctcaatactttttggagaaTGGAAATGCAGATTCGTTTTATATGCATGGTtgcaatattttctttatgaaCCTGTATGTCAATTTTTATTCCATTTCCATGAGTTACTAGGTAATGGATGTGAATAATCAAATGATTTAGACTATTATGCATCTTTCATATTGTTGACTGGGCTTAATTGATACTGAACTAGTTTCCATTTTGAATCATATGAGGAGACTTATCATTATGTGTGAGTATGATTAAAAAGACAAAGTTccattttagtaattttatccATTCTTATGAGCCACAATTCACATTTGAAAGTCATATAAAATATGACTTTTACATGGATggattattgattttttatcatcaCTGCACACATGATATTTCCTTTTATTCGTTGATGTTCTATCAGTCTCATATCTGTAGCAGCATTTCCCGTCAGAATATATTGGTTTTCCTGGAAACCACTTGTTTAAGTATTAATACTGATTAGCTAATTGTGCTATTATATTGTCATCCATCCTACCGCATGATGCAGGTTGTGTGCAGGCTCTTTTGATCGTTGTGAATGGTGATTTCGGCTTGTAGTTTGACTTTAAATTGATGAATGCTTGTATCAGCCTGGCTTAGTTTTATTGCTGGAATTAATGTAAATGCCCTTGGttcaggaaaagaaaagaggttTCTCGTTGTTCTGTACATAAAATGGCAACTGAGAGCCCTATGATAATGGTAGAAGGTGGTGGTGCTAGAAACTGGCATTCTTCCAAGGATTCTGCAGTTTTTGGTCCTAGATTTGAAAATATGGGAGCTGAGGAGTTGGGTTTGCTTCTGAAAGGGCAAAGATTCCGTGGAGACCAGACAGACATGATTCCTAGTCGAAGTGGTAGTGCCCCACCGAGTATGGAGGGGTCAATTGCAGCTATTGGGAACCTTCTAGCTAAACATAACTCTAGTACGAATGCAAGCTTGGAAAGTTTAAGCAATGCTCTTGGAAATTATGAATCTGAGGAGCAGTTACGTTCACATCCAGCCTATTTTGCGTATTACTGCTCTAATGTGAACTTGAACCCAAGACTTCCTCCACCTCTTATGTCACGTGAGAATCGGCGGTTGGTACGTCATATGGGTTCCTCTGGCAGCAATTGGAGGTCGACTTCTGTAGACGATGCTGGCAATGGAACGTTGCATTTGTCTCGAAGTTCCCTTTCTACCCATGAGGAGGAGCCAGAGGAGGATAGGTCCCCAAGACAAGCTTCTGACAATTTGTCAGAAATCAGTTCTGCCTTTTTTCCAGGACAGAAATCAACTTCTTTGGTTGGGCGGCATAAAAGTTTGGTTGATTTAATACAGGTAATTTGATTACGTATTGtctatctttttattttggttgcTTGATGTTTAGCATTAAGCTTTTGTTTGCTTAATTTGTAGGAAGATTTCCCTCGTACCCCTTCTCCTGTATTTAACCAGTCTCGTTCCTCAAGTCATGCGACAGAAGAGCTAATTGATCTCGACGTCCACGCTATTTCATTGGATGTTTCTTCTATGAATATTTCAGAAGCACCAGAAGCAAATGGCTCTGCTGATGTTCATGTGGATCCATGTGTTATGGATCCACAAGATATTGCATTGATATCCAATAACGGTCCAGCAGCAGTGTCTTTTTCTAGCTCACCATGCCCTGATGGGACAGAGACCTCACGCAACCCACGAATTGATGATACAAACTCTAAAAATGCTGGATTGGAGGATGTTGCATCAGTTAGTGCTGCTTCTCAGTTAGATGTCTCCCGAGCAGAGTCTAGAATGAGAAAGAAACAAGAAGAGCAGAAATATCAAGGAAGAATTATGATGCAACAGTATCCATCTGCACAACAAGGTTTCCAGTATCAGGTTCAGGGAGTTCAGGGCCAAGCTGTTTCACTGGGAATGAATAATGCACATAATGGTATGGATAAAAACTCCTATGGTCATGGTAAATTCTCTTCTTTTGAGGCGCAGCCATCAATGAATTCACCTGGTCTCACTCCCCCCTTGTATGCATCAGCTGGTACATATATGCCATCCGGAAATCCGTTTTACCCTAGTTTTCAGCCTTCTGGTCCTGGTGTATATCCTTCACAATACAATGTGGGTGGATATGCTCTGAACTCTGCCCATTTCCCGCCATTTGTGGCTGGATATCCATCTCAAGGTCCAGTTCCTATGCCGTTTGATGCTACTTCAGGCTCAAGCTTTAATATTCGAACTACTAGTGTTTCAACAGGGGAGGGCATACCGCATATTGGTAGTACCCAACATCAAAAGTTTTATGGACATCAAGGACTAATGCTACAATCTCCTTTTGTGGATCCTCTTCATATGCAATACTTTCAACATCCTTTTGGAGATGCATACAATGCTTCAGTTCAGCATCGGTTGGCATCAAGTGGTGTTAATGGAGCTCTGGCAGACCCTTCCTCAAAGAAAGAGCCAATTGTTGCTGCTTATATGGGTGATCAAAATCTTCAGTCTTCATTAAATGGGGGTCCAAGCATATCAAATCCAAGAAAAGTAGGAATGCCTGTTGGTGGTTACTATGGAGGTCTCCCAGGCATGGGTGTTATGGGTCAATTCCCAACTTCACCTATTGCCAGTCCAGTGCTTCCATCATCGCCTGTTGGTTCCACAAGTCAACTAGGTCTGCGACATGAAATGAGGCTTCCTCAGGGTTTGAATAGGAATACAGGAATATACTCTGGATGGCAAGGGCAGAGAACATTTGAGGGGCAGAGAACATTTGAGGACTCTAAAAAACATTCAtttcttgaagaattgaaATCCAGCAATGCCCAAAAGTTTGAGCTGTCTGACATAGCAGGGCGTATAGTTGAATTCAGGTAGGTTTTATAACGAGTTTGTTTTGCCTGCATCTGTACAATGTGATTAAAGTGCCGTCGTTGATGTGAAGGCTAATATTCCAAGCATTTTTTACTTCAGTGTTGATCAACATGGGAGTCGATTTATTCAGCAGAAGTTAGAACATTGCAGTGCTGAAGAAAAGGTTTCTGTTTTCAAAGAAGTTCTTCCACATGCTTCAAAATTAATGACTGATGTTTTTGGGAATTATGTTATTCAAAAGGTATACTTTCTAATTCTTCTAAACAGATTATCTTGCTTAACTTGTGAACTCCGATGGTGGCATGTTAGTGATTGTtggatttcaattttaattgcaGTTCTTTGAACATGGAAGTCCTGATCAGAGGAAGGAGCTAGCAGAAAAACTTGTTGGGCAGGTCTTGCCTCTGAGTTTGCAGATGTACGGTTGTCGTGTGATACAGAAGGTATACTAGGTTTCTTACgataaatagttttatttagtGGTACATTAACGTCCTCTGGTGCACCTATTTCCTAGCGATTTTAGATCTATAGCAGTCTTATATCAGAGAAGATGGTACTAACCATCTCATTATTAGCCAGTTTGGTACTGGCTTCATTGTTGGAGAACTTCAAGCCTTATGTTTTAGGCCTGCAGGTGTTAAATGATTAGAAGCCTTTGAAGCAAGTTTGAACTTTCAGTTGTATGTTCCCCAGAAGGTTAGCCAATCAATAGACCACTCGTACATCTAGTCTTTAGGAATGGGCTAGAATCTCTCCTAACCTCAACCGTTTGCCTATCAAAAAGTAAGAGGATCTTTGGAGAAGCTAGATATGAAGATCTCGATTTTTGTGGGATAAGACTTATTATAATGttgtatgttttatttttctaaatagtACACAAATTTAAACCAAACCACTCCCCGACCTTGGTACTTGTGAGATTTGGATCCCTGATCTCTTGTAATACCCAAGAAGTTTTACCAGTTGAGCCATTGAGCACCCACAGATAAGACTCGTTTCTTGCCTCACTTAGGGCATTGGTTTCAGTTCAAGAATATTTCTGGTTCTCctttatatatacaaaaacTGGGAAGCCTTTGTTAGactgttttattattaagttttatttcttCTAGTTCTGATTCTATTTTTGTGGGATTCTGGTCCTTTCTTGTATTCTTCTTCTCATAAATAGATTTCTGGTTCGCATAAAGATTACTTATTTCATTAATGGGAATCATTTGTCTCAGATTTGTTCAAATTTCTGAAAGTATTGAAAAATACTTTATGGCAATTCAATTGTTTTTTATGGCTTTTTGTCTAGGGTTTTTGAAGTTATATGCGATAAAGATGCTGATTTTTAGTTATTCTTTGTGTTTATATTGTTCCTTTAGTTTTTCTTGTTCATATTCTTCTTCATAATGTATGTTTAatggaattttttcttttgctctagaatacttgtttgtttttcacttttacGTCGTTTGGGGCTTTGGGGGGTAGGGTTGCATTAAGTCACTATATGCTTAATGAATCCCAACAATAACCATGTATTATTTCATATCAAGTTTTAATACCATCTCTTTTATGAGTCTTGATCATTTTGCCTTGGATGTTTGTTCTAGGCCCTTGAAGTGATTGAGCTTCATCAGAAATCACAACTGGTCCTTGAGCTTGATGGCCATGTTATGAGATGTGTCCGTGATCAAAATGGAAATCATGTGATACAGAAGTGTATAGAATGTGTTCCTGCAGAGAAAATTGAGTTTATTATTTCTGCTTTTCGCGGTCAAGTTGCCACTCTTTCTACTCATCCGTATGGTTGTCGTGTCATTCAGGTAATACATCTCAATGTTTTTGGTCTGAATCCTTCAGTTTTGTTTCTGAGCGTAGGAAAGATTAAGATACTAGTATGTTGGCCGTTTTAGCCGCACAATAATGCATCTGGTTTTCAATAGAGAGTTCTGGAGCATTGTTCAGATGAGCAA
This window contains:
- the LOC102607004 gene encoding pumilio homolog 5 isoform X1, with the protein product MATESPMIMVEGGGARNWHSSKDSAVFGPRFENMGAEELGLLLKGQRFRGDQTDMIPSRSGSAPPSMEGSIAAIGNLLAKHNSSTNASLESLSNALGNYESEEQLRSHPAYFAYYCSNVNLNPRLPPPLMSRENRRLVRHMGSSGSNWRSTSVDDAGNGTLHLSRSSLSTHEEEPEEDRSPRQASDNLSEISSAFFPGQKSTSLVGRHKSLVDLIQEDFPRTPSPVFNQSRSSSHATEELIDLDVHAISLDVSSMNISEAPEANGSADVHVDPCVMDPQDIALISNNGPAAVSFSSSPCPDGTETSRNPRIDDTNSKNAGLEDVASVSAASQLDVSRAESRMRKKQEEQKYQGRIMMQQYPSAQQGFQYQVQGVQGQAVSLGMNNAHNGMDKNSYGHGKFSSFEAQPSMNSPGLTPPLYASAGTYMPSGNPFYPSFQPSGPGVYPSQYNVGGYALNSAHFPPFVAGYPSQGPVPMPFDATSGSSFNIRTTSVSTGEGIPHIGSTQHQKFYGHQGLMLQSPFVDPLHMQYFQHPFGDAYNASVQHRLASSGVNGALADPSSKKEPIVAAYMGDQNLQSSLNGGPSISNPRKVGMPVGGYYGGLPGMGVMGQFPTSPIASPVLPSSPVGSTSQLGLRHEMRLPQGLNRNTGIYSGWQGQRTFEGQRTFEDSKKHSFLEELKSSNAQKFELSDIAGRIVEFSVDQHGSRFIQQKLEHCSAEEKVSVFKEVLPHASKLMTDVFGNYVIQKFFEHGSPDQRKELAEKLVGQVLPLSLQMYGCRVIQKALEVIELHQKSQLVLELDGHVMRCVRDQNGNHVIQKCIECVPAEKIEFIISAFRGQVATLSTHPYGCRVIQRVLEHCSDEQQGQCIVDEILESAFALAQDQYGNYVTQHVLERGKSYERTQILSKLAGKIVQMSQHKYASNVIEKCLEYGDTAERELLIEEILGQSEENDNLLVMMKDQYANYVVQKILEKCNEKLRETLISRIRVHCDALKKYTYGKHIVARFEQLYGEESQPSEA
- the LOC102607004 gene encoding pumilio homolog 5 isoform X2 produces the protein MATESPMIMVEGGGARNWHSSKDSAVFGPRFENMGAEELGLLLKGQRFRGDQTDMIPSRSGSAPPSMEGSIAAIGNLLAKHNSSTNASLESLSNALGNYESEEQLRSHPAYFAYYCSNVNLNPRLPPPLMSRENRRLVRHMGSSGSNWRSTSVDDAGNGTLHLSRSSLSTHEEEPEEDRSPRQASDNLSEISSAFFPGQKSTSLVGRHKSLVDLIQEDFPRTPSPVFNQSRSSSHATEELIDLDVHAISLDVSSMNISEAPEANGSADVHVDPCVMDPQDIALISNNGPAAVSFSSSPCPDGTETSRNPRIDDTNSKNAGLEDVASVSAASQLDVSRAESRMRKKQEEQKYQGRIMMQQYPSAQQGFQYQVQGVQGQAVSLGMNNAHNGMDKNSYGHGKFSSFEAQPSMNSPGLTPPLYASAGTYMPSGNPFYPSFQPSGPGVYPSQYNVGGYALNSAHFPPFVAGYPSQGPVPMPFDATSGSSFNIRTTSVSTGEGIPHIGSTQHQKFYGHQGLMLQSPFVDPLHMQYFQHPFGDAYNASVQHRLASSGVNGALADPSSKKEPIVAAYMGDQNLQSSLNGGPSISNPRKVGMPVGGYYGGLPGMGVMGQFPTSPIASPVLPSSPVGSTSQLGLRHEMRLPQGLNRNTGIYSGWQGQRTFEGQRTFEDSKKHSFLEELKSSNAQKFELSDIAGRIVEFSVDQHGSRFIQQKLEHCSAEEKVSVFKEVLPHASKLMTDVFGNYVIQKFFEHGSPDQRKELAEKLVGQVLPLSLQMYGCRVIQKALEVIELHQKSQLVLELDGHVMRCVRDQNGNHVIQKCIECVPAEKIEFIISAFRGQVATLSTHPYGCRVIQRVLEHCSDEQQGQCIVDEILESAFALAQDQYGNYVTQHVLERGKSYERTQILSKLAGKIVQMSQHKYASNVIEKCLEYGDTAERELLIEEILGQSEENDNLLVMMKDQYANYVVQKILEKCNEKLRETLISRIRVHCDALKKYTYGKHIVARFEQLYGEEC